One Setaria viridis chromosome 7, Setaria_viridis_v4.0, whole genome shotgun sequence genomic region harbors:
- the LOC117862782 gene encoding beta-carotene hydroxylase 2, chloroplastic: MAAGLSGAAMTSSFAAKNPALLAAARRRAPPLAGRALPFSPLTTARAPRRRGLGTVTCFVPQATEGKTAPAAPVPVPVPVPDTALEEEARAAAARRIEERKARKQSERRTYLVAAVMSSLGVTSMAVAAVYYRFSWQMEGGEVPVTEMFGTFALSVGAAVGMEFWARWAHRALWHASLWHMHESHHRPREGPFELNDVFAIINAVPAISLLSYGFFHRGFVPGLCFGAGLGITLFGMAYMFVHDGLVHRRFPVGPIANVPYFRRVAAAHKIHHMDKFEGVPYGLFLGPKELEEVGGLDELEKELARISRAM; encoded by the exons ATGGCCGCCGGTCTCTCCGGCGCCGCGATGACCAGCAGCTTCGCCGCCAAGAACCCCGCGCtgctcgccgcggcgcgccgcaGGGCGCCTCCCCTCGCCGGGCGCGCGCTGCCGTTCTCGCCGCTCACCACCGCCagggccccgcgccgccgcgggctcgGGACCGTCACGTGCTTCGTGCCGCAGGCCACGGAGGGCAAgacggccccggccgcccccgtgccggtgccggtgccagTGCCTGATAcggcgctggaggaggaggccagggccgcggcggcgcggcgcatcGAGGAGAGGAAGGCGCGGAAGCAGTCCGAGCGGCGGACGTACCTGGTCGCCGCCGTCATGTCCAGCCTCGGCGTCACGTCcatggccgtcgccgccgtctacTACCGATTCAGCTGGCAAATGGAG GGCGGCGAGGTGCCGGTGACCGAGATGTTCGGCACGTTTGCGCTCTCCGTCGgagcggcg GTCGGGATGGAGTTCTGGGCGCGGTGGGCGCACCGGGCGCTGTGGCACGCGTCCCTGTGGCACATGCACGAGTCGCACCACCGGCCGCGGGAGGGGCCCTTCGAGCTCAACGACGTGTTCGCCATCATCAACGCCGTGCCGGccatctccctcctctcctacGGCTTCTTCCACCGCGGCTTCGTGCCCGGCCTCTGCTTCGGCGCG GGCCTCGGGATTACGCTGTTCGGCATGGCCTACATGTTCGTCCACGACGGCCTGGTCCACCGCCGCTTCCCGGTCGGCCCAATCGCCAACGTGCCCTACTTCCGGCGAGTCGCTGCCGCTCACAAG ATCCACCACATGGACAAGTTCGAGGGCGTCCCGTATGGGCTCTTTCTGGGACCAAAG gagctggaggaggttGGTGGCCTGGACGAGCTGGAGAAGGAGCTCGCGCGAATCAGCCGGGCCATGTGA
- the LOC117865139 gene encoding uncharacterized protein — protein MRGAAKFLVQNAIRHIKPVNGRAMTTQKHGKENTSSESAITKDENVEPLVAFSRPPPLPPVLGPLFVLSFFEMSSGDEDNK, from the exons ATGAGAGGAGCAGCAAAGTTTCTGGTGCAGAATGCAATTAGGCACATCAAACCTGTCAATGGACGAGCGA TGACTACTCAGAAGCATGGGAAGGAGAATACGTCCAGTGAATCTGCCATCACCAAAGATGAAAACGTTGAGCCCCTGGTTGCCTTTAGCAGGCCGCCCCCTTTGCCGCCAGTTCTTGGTCCCCTGTTCGTGCTCTCGTTTTTCGAAATGTCATCTGGTGATGAAGACAACAAATGA
- the LOC117863744 gene encoding mechanosensitive ion channel protein 1, mitochondrial isoform X1 — translation MSGIAAIWRRSCQSSASQSLMETYVGPSVSSDALRLFSSCAKRSRKPDISVVNQIKVVDRYSTVNHVTRIRRLPLSSRVDTNWLITSKPRHGALPGFLGISSFHRGYSSDTGIKPEASQSTVSNVPSTESSEVGTAGGGGGSWIEILDSARKSTVDATTDAGKKLKELTDAVTPHVQQLFDTYPNLEKVVVPLGGTLCGTMMAWLVMPIILRRLHKYASQSPISALLGNSTKNDVSYQTSLWCALEDPAKYLVTFMAFSEMATLIAPSISTYLPQAWRGAFVLSFVWFLQRWKTNFIAKAMTNPDASSLDRDKISAFDKVSSLGLIGLGVMGLAEACGVAVQSILTVGGVGGVATAFAARDVLGNILSGFSLQFSKPFSVNDYIKAGPIEGRVVEIGLTSTSLINPEKLPVIVPNSLFSSQMIVNRSRANWRASVTKIPIRIEDIEKVPSVSEEIKVMLRSNPNVSFDSDVPYCYLSRLESSYGELTIGCNLKNMRKDEWLSTEQDILLGAARIIKSHGIELGSTMQCC, via the exons ATGTCAGGGATTGCAGCAATTTGGCGTCGGTCATGTCAATCATCTGCTAGTCAGAGTCTAATGGAGACATACGTTGGCCCATCCGTGTCTTCTGATGCTTTGAGGTTGTTCAGCAGCTGTGCTAAGCGCTCAAGAAAACCTGACATTTCTGTTGTTAACCAGATTAAGGTGGTGGATCGGTATTCCACAGTGAATCATGTGACAAGGATCAGAAGATTGCCCCTTTCAAGTCGTGTGGACACTAATTGGTTGATTACTTCAAAGCCCAGACATGGTGCTTTACCAGGATTCTTAGGCATTTCAAGCTTCCATCGTGGATACTCCTCAGATACTGGAATCAAGCCAGAAGCTTCTCAGAGTACTGTCTCTAATGTTCCTTCTACAGAAAGCTCTGAGGTTGGCACtgcaggtggtggtgggggtTCTTGGATTGAGATCTTGGACAGTGCTCGCAAGTCTACGGTAGATGCTACAACTGATGCAGGCAAGAAACTTAAGGAGCTGACTGATGCTGTTACACCTCATGTCCAGCAGCTATTTGATACATATCCAAATCTTGAAAAGGTAGTTGTTCCACTTGGCGGAACACTATGTGGTACAATGATGGCATGGTTGGTCATGCCTATCATTCTTAGGAGGCTTCACAAGTACGCGTCACAAAGTCCTATATCAGCACTTTTGGGGAACTCAACCAAGAATGATGTTTCGTACCAAACTAGTCTCTGGTGTGCATTAGAGGATCCTGCAAAATATCTTGTCACATTTATGGCATTTTCAGAGAT GGCAACACTTATTGCACCAAGCATATCCACTTATCTTCCGCAGGCATGGAGGGGTGCATTTGTTCTGTCTTTTGTATGGTTCCTTCAGAGGTGGAAAACCAACTTCATTGCTAAAGCCATGACCAACCCAGATGCCTCAAGTTTGGACCGCGATAAGATATCAGCATTTGATAAGGTTTCTTCGTTGGGACTGATTGGACTAGGAGTAATGGGTCTTGCTGAAGCTTGTGGTGTAGCTGTTCAATCGATATTAACTGTCGGTGGTGTGGGAG GTGTTGCTACTGCTTTTGCTGCTAGAGATGTCCTTGGCAACATTCTCAGTGGGTTCTCCTTGCAATTTTCTAAGCCATTTTCAGTTAACGACTACATAAAG GCAGGGCCAATAGAAGGCAGGGTGGTTGAAATAGGACTCACTTCaacttcattgatcaatccagAAAAGCTCCCTGTCATAGTACCCAACTCTTTGTTCTCCAGTCAG ATGATAGTGAACAGATCACGAGCCAATTGGCGAGCTAGTGTGACAAAGATTCCTATAAGAATTGAAGATATTGAGAAGGTTCCTTCAGTATCAGAGGAGATAAAGGTTATGTTAAGGTCCAATCCAAATGTGTCCTTTGATAGTGATGTTCCTTATTGCTATCTCTCAAGATTGGAAAGTTCATATGGAGAGCTCACTATTGGATGCAACCTAAAAAACATG AGAAAAGATGAGTGGTTATCTACCGAACAAGATATTCTTTTGGGAGCTGCTAGGATTATCAAGTCGCATGGCATTGAACTGGGAAGCACTATGCAGTGCTGTTAA
- the LOC117863745 gene encoding uncharacterized protein codes for MKGGGGKETVTATLLRFLLLLLLPLTALYFFYTLHLLLTSASSSAASNCMPDSTAAAATTASVSVSRMSANLTAAAVEAEKRPTAAAAASTATTLQHVVFGIAASSRFWDKRKDYIRVWWRPRGAMRGYVWLDRAVRESNMSTARTGLPAIRISSDTSAFPYTHRRGHRSAIRISRIVSETFRLGLPGVRWFVMGDDDTVFFPDNLLAVLNKFDHRQPYYIGSLSESHLQNIYFSYGMAYGGGGFAISRPLAEALSRMQDGCLRRYPALYGSDDRIQACMAELGVPLTKHPGFHQYDVYGDLLGLLASHPVAPIVTLHHLDVVKPLFPDARSRPAAVRRLFDGPVKLDAAGLMQQSICYDGANRWTVSVAWGFAVLVARGVMSPREMEMPARTFLNWYRRADYTAYAFNTRPLARSPCQKPAVYYLSSSARRAAERGGWETTVTRYERWRHPNETRPACRWDIADPDAHLDHIVVLKRPDPGLWDRSPRRNCCRVVSSPKEGKNGEKTMTIDVGVCREGEFSQVAGV; via the exons ATGAAGGGAGGGGGCGGGAAGGAGACGGtcaccgccaccctcctccgcttcctcctcctcctgctgctccctcTCACCGCTCTCTACTTCTTCTAcacgctccacctcctcctcacctccgcctcctcgtcggccGCCTCCAACTGCATGCCTGactccaccgctgccgccgccaccaccgcctccgtaTCGGTGTCCCGGATGTCCGCCAacctcacggcggcggcggtggaggcggagaagcggcccaccgccgccgccgcggcgtccacgGCGACGACGCTGCAGCACGTGGTGTTCGGCATCGCGGCGTCGTCGCGGTTCTGGGACAAGCGCAAGGACTACATCAGGGTGTGGTGGCGCCCCCGCGGCGCCATGCGCGGCTACGTGTGGCTGGACCGCGCGGTGCGCGAGTCCAACATGTCCACCGCGCGGACGGGGCTCCCGGCCATCAGGATCTCGTCCGACACCTCCGCCTTCCCCTACACgcaccgccgcggccaccgctcCGCCATCCGCATCTCCCGCATCGTCTCCGAGACGTTCCGCCTCGGCCTCCCCGGGGTGCGCTGGTTCGTCATGGGCGACGACGACACCGTCTTCTTCCCCGACAACCTCCTCGCCGTGCTCAACAAGTTCGACCACCGCCAGCCATACTACATTGGCTCCCTCTCCGAGAGCCACCTGCAGAACATCTACTTCTCCTACGGGATggcctacggcggcggcggcttcgccatcagccgcccgctcgccgaggcgctcTCGCGGATGCAGGACGGCTGCCTCCGCCGCTACCCGGCGCTCTACGGCAGCGACGACCGGATCCAGGCGTGCATGGCGGAGCTGGGCGTGCCGCTCACCAAGCACCCGGGGTTCCACCAGTACGACGTGTACGGCGACCTGCTGGGCCTCCTCGCATCGCACCCGGTGGCGCCGATCGTGACGCTGCACCACCTCGACGTCGTCAAGCCCCTGTTCCCGGACGCGAGGTCGCGGCccgcggcggtgcggcggctgTTCGACGGGCCGGTGAAGCTGGACGCGGCGGGGCTGATGCAGCAGTCCATCTGCTATGACGGCGCCAACCGGTGGACGGTGTCCGTGGCGTGGGGGTTCGCGGTGCTGGTGGCGAGGGGCGTAATGTCGCCGCGGGAGATGGAGATGCCGGCGCGCACCTTCCTCAACTGGTACCGGCGCGCCGACTACACGGCGTACGCGTTCAACACCAGGCCCCTGGCGCGCAGCCCGTGCCAGAAGCCCGCGGTGTACTACCTGTCGTcgtcggcgcggcgcgcggccgagcGCGGCGGCTGGGAGACCACGGTGACGCGGTACGAGCGGTGGCGCCACCCGAACGAGACGCGGCCGGCGTGCCGGTGGGACATCGCCGACCCGGACGCGCATCTCGATCACATCGTCGTGCTCAAGAGGCCCGACCCCGGGCTCTGGGACAGG TCCCCCCGGCGAAATTGCTGTAGAGTGGTGTCGTCGCCCAAGGAGGGGAAGAACGGGGAGAAGACGATGACCATCGACGTAGGCGTATGCAGGGAAGGCGAGTTCAGCCAAGTAGCCGGAGTATAA
- the LOC117865728 gene encoding uncharacterized protein — translation MALHHSGPATSALTTGHRGSSAAATAFLLRPTTESRSRLRLHARKPAAESRAAGADTDTSSRSENAVLKAAWYGSELLGIAASLLRPAPSSTEGDAGGDAEGGAAVSLDHAGVVEAIKDDFERSYFVTGNLTLRAYEEDCEFADPAGSFRGLRRFKRNCTNFGSLLEKSNMELTKWEDLEDKSVGHWRFSCVMSFPWRPILSATGYTEYYFDAESGKVCRHVENWNVPKMALLRQIFRPSRWIWEKRAG, via the exons ATGGCCTTGCACCACTCGGGTCCCGCTACCTCTGCACTGACCACCGGCCACCGCGGCagtagcgccgccgccaccgccttcctcctccggccAACGACCGAGTCTCGCAGCCGTCTCCGGTTGCACGCGCGGAAGCCAGCAGCTGAGTCCCGTGCCGCGGGAGCCGATACCGACACGTCCTCCCGCTCGGAGAACGCCGTGCTCAAGGCCGCCTGGTACGGctccgagctcctcggcatcgccGCGTCGCTGCTCCGGCCGGCGCCGTCTTCTACGGAGGGGGACGCTGGCGGTGATGcggagggaggcgcggcggtgTCCCTGGACCACGCGGGAGTGGTCGAGGCAATCAAGGATGACTTTGAGCGGTCGTACTTCGTCACAG GGAATCTCACGCTGAGGGCTTACGAGGAGGACTGCGAGTTCGCCGATCCAGCGGGTTCGTTCAGAGGCCTGCGGCGCTTCAAACGGAACTGCACCAACTTTGGGTCTCTGCTGGAGAAGTCCAACATGGAGCTCACCAAATGGGAGGACCTGGAA GATAAATCAGTTGGGCACTGGCGTTTCAGCTGCGTCATGTCGTTCCCGTGGAGGCCTATTCTGTCAG CAACCGGATACACGGAATACTACTTCGATGCTGAATCAGGGAAAGTGTGCAG GCATGTCGAGAACTGGAACGTTCCCAAGATGGCGCTCCTGCGGCAGATTTTCAGGCCAAGCCGATGGATCTGGGAGAAGCGCGCTGGCTAA
- the LOC117862653 gene encoding brassinosteroid-responsive RING protein 1, whose protein sequence is MGFPVGYSELVLPKQLLHLLLLLGYIRRFLLSAFHAVGLGDLLDLGDDHQALLQDHHHHGGGGGEQLGRDHGAPAGQALLLQHRRPEFRAVPAMVIEEVLPVVRFDELAAACAGGGDCAVCLSGIGGGDEVRRLSNCRHAFHRGCLDRWMEHDQRTCPLCRAPLIPDEMAGALWAAAAGVPDASDFDFSYFGAPLTPVPSPTLLRPHELLLTGLGGYQ, encoded by the coding sequence ATGGGCTTCCCGGTGGGCTACTCGGAGCTGGTGCTCCCGAAGCAGCTgctccacctcctgctccttctCGGGTACATCCGGCGCTTCCTCCTCTCCGCGTTCCACGCCGTGGGCCTCGGGGACCTGCTGGATCTCGGGGACGACCACCAGGCGCTGCTGcaggaccaccaccaccacggcggcggcggcggtgagcagCTGGGGCGGGACCACGGCGCGCCGGCGGGGCaggcgctgctgctgcagcaccgGCGGCCGGAGTTCCGCGCGGTGCCGGCGATGGTCATCGAGGAGGTGCTCCCCGTGGTGCGGTTCGACGAGCTGGCGGCggcctgcgccggcggcggcgactgcgcGGTGTGCCTcagcggcatcggcggcggcgacgaggtgcgCCGGCTCAGCAACTGCCGCCACGCCTTCCACCGCGGGTGCCTGGACCGCTGGATGGAGCACGACCAGCGCacctgcccgctctgccgcgCGCCGCTCATCCCCGACGAGATGGCCGGCGCGctctgggccgccgccgccggcgtgcccgACGCCTCCGACTTCGACTTCTCCTACTTCGGCGCGCCGCTCACGCCGGTGCCCTCCCCGACGCTGCTGCGGCCGCACGAGCTGCTGCTCACCGGCCTCGGCGGCTACCAGTGA
- the LOC117863744 gene encoding mechanosensitive ion channel protein 1, mitochondrial isoform X2, which yields METYVGPSVSSDALRLFSSCAKRSRKPDISVVNQIKVVDRYSTVNHVTRIRRLPLSSRVDTNWLITSKPRHGALPGFLGISSFHRGYSSDTGIKPEASQSTVSNVPSTESSEVGTAGGGGGSWIEILDSARKSTVDATTDAGKKLKELTDAVTPHVQQLFDTYPNLEKVVVPLGGTLCGTMMAWLVMPIILRRLHKYASQSPISALLGNSTKNDVSYQTSLWCALEDPAKYLVTFMAFSEMATLIAPSISTYLPQAWRGAFVLSFVWFLQRWKTNFIAKAMTNPDASSLDRDKISAFDKVSSLGLIGLGVMGLAEACGVAVQSILTVGGVGGVATAFAARDVLGNILSGFSLQFSKPFSVNDYIKAGPIEGRVVEIGLTSTSLINPEKLPVIVPNSLFSSQMIVNRSRANWRASVTKIPIRIEDIEKVPSVSEEIKVMLRSNPNVSFDSDVPYCYLSRLESSYGELTIGCNLKNMRKDEWLSTEQDILLGAARIIKSHGIELGSTMQCC from the exons ATGGAGACATACGTTGGCCCATCCGTGTCTTCTGATGCTTTGAGGTTGTTCAGCAGCTGTGCTAAGCGCTCAAGAAAACCTGACATTTCTGTTGTTAACCAGATTAAGGTGGTGGATCGGTATTCCACAGTGAATCATGTGACAAGGATCAGAAGATTGCCCCTTTCAAGTCGTGTGGACACTAATTGGTTGATTACTTCAAAGCCCAGACATGGTGCTTTACCAGGATTCTTAGGCATTTCAAGCTTCCATCGTGGATACTCCTCAGATACTGGAATCAAGCCAGAAGCTTCTCAGAGTACTGTCTCTAATGTTCCTTCTACAGAAAGCTCTGAGGTTGGCACtgcaggtggtggtgggggtTCTTGGATTGAGATCTTGGACAGTGCTCGCAAGTCTACGGTAGATGCTACAACTGATGCAGGCAAGAAACTTAAGGAGCTGACTGATGCTGTTACACCTCATGTCCAGCAGCTATTTGATACATATCCAAATCTTGAAAAGGTAGTTGTTCCACTTGGCGGAACACTATGTGGTACAATGATGGCATGGTTGGTCATGCCTATCATTCTTAGGAGGCTTCACAAGTACGCGTCACAAAGTCCTATATCAGCACTTTTGGGGAACTCAACCAAGAATGATGTTTCGTACCAAACTAGTCTCTGGTGTGCATTAGAGGATCCTGCAAAATATCTTGTCACATTTATGGCATTTTCAGAGAT GGCAACACTTATTGCACCAAGCATATCCACTTATCTTCCGCAGGCATGGAGGGGTGCATTTGTTCTGTCTTTTGTATGGTTCCTTCAGAGGTGGAAAACCAACTTCATTGCTAAAGCCATGACCAACCCAGATGCCTCAAGTTTGGACCGCGATAAGATATCAGCATTTGATAAGGTTTCTTCGTTGGGACTGATTGGACTAGGAGTAATGGGTCTTGCTGAAGCTTGTGGTGTAGCTGTTCAATCGATATTAACTGTCGGTGGTGTGGGAG GTGTTGCTACTGCTTTTGCTGCTAGAGATGTCCTTGGCAACATTCTCAGTGGGTTCTCCTTGCAATTTTCTAAGCCATTTTCAGTTAACGACTACATAAAG GCAGGGCCAATAGAAGGCAGGGTGGTTGAAATAGGACTCACTTCaacttcattgatcaatccagAAAAGCTCCCTGTCATAGTACCCAACTCTTTGTTCTCCAGTCAG ATGATAGTGAACAGATCACGAGCCAATTGGCGAGCTAGTGTGACAAAGATTCCTATAAGAATTGAAGATATTGAGAAGGTTCCTTCAGTATCAGAGGAGATAAAGGTTATGTTAAGGTCCAATCCAAATGTGTCCTTTGATAGTGATGTTCCTTATTGCTATCTCTCAAGATTGGAAAGTTCATATGGAGAGCTCACTATTGGATGCAACCTAAAAAACATG AGAAAAGATGAGTGGTTATCTACCGAACAAGATATTCTTTTGGGAGCTGCTAGGATTATCAAGTCGCATGGCATTGAACTGGGAAGCACTATGCAGTGCTGTTAA